The sequence below is a genomic window from Prosthecobacter dejongeii.
CGATACATCTCCCCACGACTGCGGCTGGTGAGGGTGACATCCCAGGCAAGGCGTAGCGTGGTCGCATCCATGGGCACCCAAATCAAGCGCGCCTCGGCATCCGTCAGCACGGCCGCACGGAACCGCTGTTTCCGGTCTGGCTGGTCCTCGGGTGGCCCCATCGGGCGCACGGCTGTCTCGGCAATCTTTTCCCCCACGTTCTGTCCCGCCGCAGCCACAGCTTGCGCCACCGGCACTGGCGGGGCAGCCAAGAGCGCTGCGCGGTCCTTTTTGCCAGCCGCTTTTTCCGGCTGCGCTATGAACTGGCTACCGACATTGATGAGCGCGGAAGAGGCCGTGAGATTCGCCTGGAAAACCGCCTCGAAAATATCAATGCCTTCCAACTGCTGATGCCACACCACTTTGCGACTGTTGCCGCGAGGAATGCTGTAGTCTGTCACGCGTCTTGCACGATCGAGCGCCTCAGGTCCATGACCGAACACGTCATGATGCTGCTCAATAAACTTACGAATCGGAGCATCCGCATCTTGAGCTGCTAGAGAGCTTTGCCCATCGGTCAAAAAGCCCGATGTCGAAGCCACCCATTTGGGAGCTTGCGAAATGGGATCAAAATCCACCGCTAGGTGAGGCACTGCCTTTTTTAACTGGGCGACGGCACGGGCTCTTTCGAGTGGTAAATGAAGCTCGATCCCTTTTACCAAAGGGCTTCGCAGATCAAACGTGGGAAGCATTTGAGATGCTGAATCTCCCTTAGATTCGTAGGACAGTGTCAGCGGAGAAGCTTTAGCACTCCTGATTTCCTGTACCTTTTTACCTTCAAGTTTCCGAGGTAGATCAAAGGTAAACCAAGTCACCACTAGTAAAATCAACACAGCCAGAAGCAAAGCAACGGAATGTGTTGGAACTCTTTTCATCGGGGTGTTTTGTTAAACATCCCTGAAAATATCTGATTTATTATAATTACTACAAGTCATTTTTCATAACTGAAACAAGTACTTGTGCTTATATTCCAACTACGAATCTTATATATTTCCTTAGGTTCTTATGTTTGCATAATAAATTCTTATTGGTCTATAAATTTATTTACTCGAAATACGTCATTATCAATCAATGAGGTCTAGATCATGCAAAACACGCGGTGAACGTGAACTTTCATGGCCTTGAGCGAGCCTCAATATCTCCGCATCGCTCTGGAATCCCATGAGGTAAGAGAGCCTGTAACGATGCTGCGAAATCGAGTGAACAATGCCCCTGGCCAATCGCTGCATGGCTGGGTTGGCTAAACGCGCTGACCAAGCGCGATACTCTTTGAGTGCCCAAAGGCAGGTTACCCACGCACCGCCCCCCTGCCAGACCTCTCCGCTATCCGCCATGACGACGATTTCTTGGTCCGCCTGCAAATGCCGGATGCTAGGAAGCCGATGTGCAGCTTCAGGCGAATCATAAGGGACAAATTCCAGCCTGACATACGCTGGCTGACGGCTGAGCCACCCCCTGACCTGCGAGCATAAGCCACAATGGGCATCATAGAAGACGGTGAGGGTTTTCATCAGGCATTGGGGTAGAAGTTTCTAGCGGCTCTTTACAGGGTAGCGCCGGGCGAGATAAAGGCTGGCCGTGAGGCCGCACACAGCGGCCAGCAAAGACATCGCAAGGAGGTCGGGCACGTCTGGTTCAGGACTGTTGAGTAAGGAGGGCACAAACAGGGTCAGAAATCCCGCGACACCTCCGGCGAGTGCAGCCGGTTTGGGGTGTCGCCACCTGGACGTCTCACTCACGCATAGATCCACTGGCAAAAAGACCAGCAACCAAGCTCCGAAAATGACAGCGGCCGTGGCACCCACCCACAAAGGCATTTCTCCAGTTACCTTGGGGAGGTGGTCGAAACGAAACTGGTAATGCCCCCACGAAATGAGAAAGGTCACAATATTGCAGGCCACCCATCCCCAAAACATGGCCACAAATGTGCGAGAGAACTTGTGCTTTAGTTTCATGATGGTTTTTCTTGTTAGGCCTCGCCATGCTCGCGCCTACATGAGCGCAGGCAGGCGAGTTCTGGGTTATCCGACATCCACTCTCAGCATCGGGGGGACGGGAGGTGGCATGGTGGCGAGCTGGCCACGCCGACGCATCCTGGTGAAGACCACCAGATTGAAGAAGTGCATGCCCCCCAGCACCAGCAGCACGATGCCCATCTTGCCACTGAGGATTTCAAAGACGCCTTGCGCCCCAATCACACTCTCCGAGGTCTTCAGATAAAGCGAAACGAAGCCGATATTGATGAGGTAAAAACCCACGACCAGGAGGTGATTGACACTGTCTGCCAATTCCATGTTTCCTTGGAAACATTCGACGAGGAAGATGCGCCCATTCTTGTGAAGCGTTCGCGCCACCCAGACGGTCAGGGTGATGGCAAGGACGAGGTAGAGGGCGTAAGTGAGGGTGGTAGCATTCATCTTTTTGGTTAGGCTTGAATTTTTAAAAGGTGTTTCAAAGAGTGAAAAAGGCCGTGGCACGGTGTTTGGAATGCGCGTCTTCGGATGGATAAAAAATCGTCCTTAGCAGGCTGTAGAGTGTCTTGGCTAGCCCTTTGGTTGGAGCGAAATTGAGAGGTGCTAGTGGTGGCTTTGTGGGAGGAGGTGTTTGGTTCATAATGCTTTTATATTTCGTACTTTCGGTAACTTCTGAAAGTTTATGGCAAAAAAAGAGACATCAGCTTAACAGACGCATGGCCCACTGAAGGGCTGAGGAGTGTTTCATGCCTGAGACGGTGTCTGAAACCTTCATGCCGAATTCGACGAACTCCTGGAGCTCCTTCATCTGTCGGTGAAAGTCTTTCCCGGGGCCGCTAGGTTCTTCTTTGGTCTGCTCTGCACAGCTTTTGAGGACCGACAGCGCTGGGTCCAGTTCACGGCGTTTGCGCTCCCGCGCGATGGTGATAAACATCTTCCAAACATCCTTCTCAGCCTCAAAGTATTCGCGGCGTTCGCCCTTTTTTAGAACACTGCGCACCAGCCCCCATCCGACCAACTCACGAAGATTGGTATTGGCATTGCCACGACTGACCTGGAGGCGTTCCATGATCTCTTCCGTGTGCATGCACTCAGGGGCGGTCATCAGCAGCGCGTGGATTTGAGCCATGGTGCGGTTGATGCCCCAGTTGCTGCCGAGGGCTCCCCACTGCGCAATGAACTCCTCTCGCGAGGTTTCCCAATTGGCAGCTTCATCCCTCATCTTATTTTCAGATTATACTGAAAGTACAATCTCACAAGAGGAATTTTCAAAGTGCCTCAGCACCTGCCAAGAGTTCATCCACTAGGCGCGGCACTTCCACACTGGCCGAGCCAGCACGACGCTCGGTGAAATGGCTGCTAATCTCAGTTGATTCGAGGTTAATCTCGATCAGCCGCTTAGCGCCCTTCGACGCGGCCTGTCGGGCAAAGCCTGCGGCCGGGTAAACGACGCCCGAAGTACCGATGCAAATGAAGATATCCACCGTTTCGAGCGCCTGGGTGATTTCCTCGATGTAATAAGGTATCTCACCAAACCAGACAATGTCAGGCCGCATCTTCCCTGCCTTTTCACAGATGGGGCAAGCCGTAGAGCAATCCAAATCTGCCTCCCAAGGCATGACATTTCGGCACCAGAGGCAGCGCACCTTCCGCAACTCTCCATGCATGTGGCACAGCTTTTGGGCACCCGCCCGTTCATTCAGGTCATCCACATTTTGAGTCACATGGAGAAAAGAACCTGGCCAGCCTTGCTCCAGCCTAGCCAGAGCCTGATGCGCGGGATTGGGCTCCACGGTGTGGAGTGCGGCACGGCGTAGATTGTAGAACCGATGCACCAATTCGGGCGTTCGGCGAAAGGCATCCGGTGAAGCAACTTCTTCGATTTGATAGCCTTCCCATAAGCCATCCACCCCACGAAAGGTGGGCACACCGGATTCAGCCGAAAGACCAGCCCCGGTCAGGACCACTAGATTTGGATGTGTGAGGCCAGCCATGGTCACTTTTTAGGAAGCTGATATTGCGTGGTGATCAGCACCTTGCCCGGCGTTTCATTGTCACGGCTGATCATGAGAGTGATGGTGGATTTGCCGTCGCTCTTGGTCCCATTCATGGAGACGGATTCATGGTCGCCATTGACGATGCTCGTGACTTCATAACCCATGGTTTTGAGCACACCTTCATAGTGCTCTTTGACCTGAGGTACATCGCCATTCACACTCCCGATAGTCATGCCACCGACGGACTCCGGCTGGTCCACTCGGTAGCCGCCGCCCTCTTGCAAAATGAGGCCTGGATACTGAGGCACCTCGGCCGGAGGAGCCGAGGCTGCGACGGGACCTGCGGTGATGGTTTTACCATCTGGGCCCTTAATAATGACACCTTCAGTTTGAGCCTTGGAGGCGTCAAAACCATACTCTTCACCTTTGTCGTTCTTGATGGTGAGTTTCCCCTTTTCCAAATCTTCATAAGAGATGGTGGAAGTTTCACCCGTGGATTTGTTTTTGAAAGTGATCTCTCTTTTGGCATCGTCCTTTTTCAGGACCTGAATGTCAGGGTTCATTTCCAGAGCCCAGACCGCCGCCTTCGCCGGATCTTCGGCAAAGTTTTTGATCTTGGAAGAAATCTTAGCCACCAGGAAACCGCCTCCGAGGAACGCGGCGAGGAGCAAGACACCACAGCCCATGCCTGCGATGGCGAGACCGGAAAGACCTTTTTTCTTTTGGGGATTTTGTGGATGGCTCATGGTTCAAAAAGAAGTGCAGTCGTTTAGACACTAACCTATGAAGGTTAATTCCATTTTCTGGTAAAGAACAACCTCTTTTGATTACGCGATCTGACCTGCTGATAGACATGCGATGGAGGCTGATAGATTGCGCCGTGCCTTCGCCTCGTATCGCTCGTGGAAATGAGGTGTGGCATAGAGCTGCGGACGCTGTAAAAAGTCCTGCAAGACACGACTGCGACCCACCAAATAATCCGCAAGGGGGACATGCACATACTCTTGCCGAATCGCCTTTTCATAGGCCCAAAACTGGGGCTCATCCTTGCCCAGGATGGCGAGGTCAATATCACACATCAGGGCCGCATCCTGCGTGGTATCTGGGACATGCTTTTTTGTCAGCAGAATGAGGGACCGCACCTGCTGGATGAAGTCGCTGGCTACACCACCTGTACTCAAAGCATCCATGGCCAAGTCTGCACTGAGCGCTTCATTGTCTGAACTCGATTGTGAGTCATAGACAGCATCGTGAAACCATAGAGCTACTTCCAGAGCCAAGGGGTCATGTGCCAGGGACTTCACCTCATCCAATTCAGCAAGGCATTCACTCAAATGCCGCAGATTATGATAATGGCGATGCGGTTGCGAATAAGCATTCACCAAATCGCCAAAGCAGCTGTGGCCATCTCCCTCAGCTGGAATGGCCTTCCAAAGATGTGACCAACGCGAGAGTTGGATGTCAGAATCTGGGGAAGGCTCATTCAGTCTCATAGTCTTTTTGGTTAGGCCTGCTGAAGACCTGCCTTACCTGCCTCCACGGCAAAGGAGGTGCGAGTGATCAAAGGAGCACCAGGGCGGGTCACATATTCCACGGCCTGATAGTTCGTTTTCCAATGCTGGGGCGTGACCTCACAACTCACATAACCGCGTTCCGCGCTGTGGAATTTGACGAAGGGATTCTCGGCATAGATGGCATCCAGGGTCTTAGGTTTCAGCAAGCCATCGCCCCCTGAACTGATGGAGGTGCCAACGAACTCTGTGGCGACCACTTTCGACTCCAAATCATCGAAGTCGGTGAGGAGGTTGTTCGCCCAGTTGCTATGGATGTCCCCAGTCAGCACCACAGGATTGGAGATGCGCTGTTCATCGAAGTATTTCAGGATGCGGCGGCGCTCCATCTCACAGCTCGGCCACTGGTCCATGCTGTAGCCTTTTTCTTCGCCGACCTTGCGATCGGCGAGCCCCATCATGACTTGCTGAGCCAGGACGTTCCAGGTAGAGGGAGACTTAGCCAGACCTTCAAACAACCAATCTCGCTGGATGACGCCAAGTAGGCTGGAATTCGGATTCAAAGCTTCGGCGCAAAGAGGCTTGCTGCCATCCCCACAGGGCTGATCACTGCGATACTGACGAGTGTCCAGTACATGGAAATCGGCGAGGCGGCCATAACTCACATTGCGATAAAGCAGCATGTCTGGCCCTTTAGGCATGGCGCTGCGGCGCAGAGGCATGTGCTCATAGTAGGCCTGATAAGCGGCAGCACGGCGGAGCAGGAAGTCTTCTTTTTTGACGTCCTTTTCTTCGGAGATGTCACTCGCATAATTATTGTCCACTTCATGGTCATCCCAGGTGACTAACCAAGGGACAATGGCATGCATGGCCTGAAGGGCAGGATCTCCTTTATACTGTGCGTGGCGATTGCGGTAAGCCTCCAAAGTATTGATCTCTGGCCCGGTGTGTTTGCGCACGCGTCCATCCAGCCCTTCCTTTTCATAAATGTAGTCACCGAGATGGACGACGAGGTCCAGGTCCTCCTTCGCCATGTGCTCATAGGCCGTGAAGAGACCCGTCTCAAAATGCTGACAGGAAGCGAAGGCGAAACGCAGTTTTTCCGGCAACGTTTCTTTCGCGGGGAAAGTCCGCGTGCGGCCCTTGGGACTCACCTCACCCCCGGCTTTAAATTGATACCAATACCAGCGTTCTGGCCGCAGCCCATCCACCTCCACATGCACGGAATGCCCCCACTCAGGTGTCGCGATGGCGGTGCCTTGACGGACGATTTTGGTCATGCCCTCATCTTCCGAAACCTGCCAGGAAACCTCCACTGGCACAGGCTCCATCCCCCCGCCCTCCAAGGGCTTGGGGGCTAAGCGTGTCCAGAGCACCATGCCATCCGCCGTCGGGTCTCCCGATGCCACACCCAGGGTAAAAGGGTAGCTGGAAAACTTGGGCGCAGATTTCACGGCGCCAAAGGCACGTTCACAAGCCAAAGCCGCCAGCGCCAGTGAGGCTGAGCCGGTGACGAAAGAACGGCGGCTGGAAACGCGCGCAGGGACCAGGGGATAAACGGGGGGTGTCATGAACACTCAACGAAACGCCTGAGTGCGACTGTTTCATCCAAGAAGATGCGACAGAAACGTTGCTCAGCGGTAACGCGCATAAGTCTTCCTCCAGAAAGGATCAAAAGCGGTCAGGAGTTTTTCGAAGGCGGAGCGCTCCGCTTTTTTCCTGGCGAGGTCACTGCCATCAAAGATGAAACTTCCGCCCACCTTGTCGTTGCTCTCTTCAAGCGCACCATAGATGTAACCTGTGCGTGTATCCATGAGCACGGCCGAAGCGGAAGCGGTGATTTCAAAACGATTCACGCTCAACAAACCGAGCGACAATACCGTCAGCGGAGGCACCACGTCTTCATTTCGAAACTGGGTGCTGACAGTGTAGATGAGAATAGCATCGGCCTGCAATTTTGCAGCGGCCTCCCGCAGATCTTCGTCGCTATTGAGCGACTCCGGCAGCAGCAGACGATTCAGCGTC
It includes:
- a CDS encoding thiol-disulfide oxidoreductase DCC family protein, producing the protein MKTLTVFYDAHCGLCSQVRGWLSRQPAYVRLEFVPYDSPEAAHRLPSIRHLQADQEIVVMADSGEVWQGGGAWVTCLWALKEYRAWSARLANPAMQRLARGIVHSISQHRYRLSYLMGFQSDAEILRLAQGHESSRSPRVLHDLDLID
- a CDS encoding GbsR/MarR family transcriptional regulator; this translates as MRDEAANWETSREEFIAQWGALGSNWGINRTMAQIHALLMTAPECMHTEEIMERLQVSRGNANTNLRELVGWGLVRSVLKKGERREYFEAEKDVWKMFITIARERKRRELDPALSVLKSCAEQTKEEPSGPGKDFHRQMKELQEFVEFGMKVSDTVSGMKHSSALQWAMRLLS
- a CDS encoding NAD-dependent deacylase — its product is MAGLTHPNLVVLTGAGLSAESGVPTFRGVDGLWEGYQIEEVASPDAFRRTPELVHRFYNLRRAALHTVEPNPAHQALARLEQGWPGSFLHVTQNVDDLNERAGAQKLCHMHGELRKVRCLWCRNVMPWEADLDCSTACPICEKAGKMRPDIVWFGEIPYYIEEITQALETVDIFICIGTSGVVYPAAGFARQAASKGAKRLIEINLESTEISSHFTERRAGSASVEVPRLVDELLAGAEAL
- a CDS encoding HD domain-containing protein, producing the protein MRLNEPSPDSDIQLSRWSHLWKAIPAEGDGHSCFGDLVNAYSQPHRHYHNLRHLSECLAELDEVKSLAHDPLALEVALWFHDAVYDSQSSSDNEALSADLAMDALSTGGVASDFIQQVRSLILLTKKHVPDTTQDAALMCDIDLAILGKDEPQFWAYEKAIRQEYVHVPLADYLVGRSRVLQDFLQRPQLYATPHFHERYEAKARRNLSASIACLSAGQIA
- a CDS encoding alkaline phosphatase D family protein, which translates into the protein MTPPVYPLVPARVSSRRSFVTGSASLALAALACERAFGAVKSAPKFSSYPFTLGVASGDPTADGMVLWTRLAPKPLEGGGMEPVPVEVSWQVSEDEGMTKIVRQGTAIATPEWGHSVHVEVDGLRPERWYWYQFKAGGEVSPKGRTRTFPAKETLPEKLRFAFASCQHFETGLFTAYEHMAKEDLDLVVHLGDYIYEKEGLDGRVRKHTGPEINTLEAYRNRHAQYKGDPALQAMHAIVPWLVTWDDHEVDNNYASDISEEKDVKKEDFLLRRAAAYQAYYEHMPLRRSAMPKGPDMLLYRNVSYGRLADFHVLDTRQYRSDQPCGDGSKPLCAEALNPNSSLLGVIQRDWLFEGLAKSPSTWNVLAQQVMMGLADRKVGEEKGYSMDQWPSCEMERRRILKYFDEQRISNPVVLTGDIHSNWANNLLTDFDDLESKVVATEFVGTSISSGGDGLLKPKTLDAIYAENPFVKFHSAERGYVSCEVTPQHWKTNYQAVEYVTRPGAPLITRTSFAVEAGKAGLQQA